The proteins below come from a single Myxococcus xanthus genomic window:
- a CDS encoding aromatic amino acid hydroxylase, whose amino-acid sequence MTPTERTIARLPAHLRRYVVSQDYAAYTSRDQAVWRNILGSLRGHLADKAHPVYLEGLEATGIGSECIPSLDEMNEKLARLGWACVGVRGFIPPAVFTELQAMGVLAIAADIRTHEHIEYTPAPDIVHESAGHAPIIANRRYAEYLKACGLVGFKAIASVEDQAVFEAIRNLSVVKEDPDASEEEAAHAQARLEAASASRRYVSESTRASRLYWWTAEYGLIGSVASPRIYGAGLLSSIGEAQHCLTPAVKKLPLSVACADMDYDITRMQPQLFVARDFEHLFEVLAEFESTLSWKRGGDFGLTEALRARTVNHLVLADGREVTGRVLEMLAAPREVAPGLGTALVCMEGPIMASRGGRALDDKPWSGPALVAFGAGTLPERGPFKLSLESGLELEGFATDGGQVLALRGRLAGRELALPAVAKLFVSTHLPSVAGGPSDPATWDRWYGELSAFAEGDGEEKARTRKALALHPALAALYREVRKMRETHSVKPERLSQIAAAATDFPDDWLLRAEVEELRRRV is encoded by the coding sequence ATGACTCCCACGGAACGGACGATTGCCCGCCTGCCTGCTCATCTGCGTCGCTACGTGGTGAGCCAGGACTACGCGGCGTATACGTCGCGGGACCAGGCCGTCTGGCGGAATATCCTGGGCTCCTTGAGGGGCCACCTGGCGGACAAGGCGCACCCCGTCTACCTGGAGGGCCTGGAGGCCACGGGCATCGGCTCGGAGTGCATCCCCAGCCTGGATGAGATGAACGAGAAGCTCGCTCGACTGGGGTGGGCCTGTGTGGGGGTGCGTGGCTTCATTCCTCCCGCCGTCTTCACGGAGCTCCAGGCGATGGGCGTCCTGGCGATTGCCGCGGACATCCGCACCCACGAGCACATCGAGTACACGCCGGCGCCGGACATCGTCCATGAGAGCGCCGGGCACGCGCCCATCATCGCCAACCGCCGCTACGCGGAGTACCTCAAGGCCTGCGGGCTGGTGGGCTTCAAGGCCATTGCCAGCGTGGAGGACCAGGCCGTCTTCGAGGCCATCCGGAACCTGTCGGTGGTGAAGGAGGACCCGGACGCCAGCGAGGAGGAAGCGGCGCACGCGCAGGCCCGGCTGGAGGCCGCCAGCGCGAGCCGCCGCTACGTCAGCGAGAGCACGCGGGCGAGCCGCCTCTACTGGTGGACGGCTGAGTACGGCCTCATCGGGAGCGTGGCGTCGCCGCGCATCTACGGCGCGGGGCTGCTGTCCAGTATCGGCGAGGCGCAGCACTGCCTGACGCCGGCGGTGAAGAAGCTGCCGCTGAGCGTGGCCTGCGCGGACATGGACTACGACATCACCCGCATGCAGCCGCAGCTCTTCGTGGCGCGGGACTTCGAGCACCTGTTCGAGGTGCTGGCGGAGTTCGAGTCCACGCTGTCGTGGAAGCGCGGCGGCGACTTCGGCCTGACGGAGGCGCTGCGCGCGCGGACCGTCAATCACCTGGTGCTGGCGGACGGCCGCGAGGTGACGGGCCGGGTGCTGGAGATGCTCGCCGCGCCGCGCGAGGTGGCGCCGGGGCTGGGCACCGCGCTTGTCTGCATGGAGGGGCCCATCATGGCCTCGCGAGGCGGGCGCGCCCTGGACGACAAGCCGTGGAGCGGGCCGGCGCTGGTGGCGTTCGGCGCGGGGACCTTGCCGGAGCGCGGGCCCTTCAAGCTGTCGCTGGAGAGTGGGCTGGAGCTGGAGGGCTTCGCCACGGACGGCGGCCAGGTGCTGGCGCTGCGCGGCCGGTTGGCGGGGCGCGAGCTGGCGCTGCCCGCGGTGGCGAAGCTCTTCGTCAGCACGCACCTGCCCTCGGTGGCGGGTGGGCCTTCGGACCCGGCGACGTGGGACCGCTGGTACGGCGAGCTGAGCGCCTTCGCGGAAGGGGATGGCGAGGAGAAGGCCCGCACACGCAAGGCCCTGGCGCTGCACCCGGCGCTGGCCGCGCTCTACCGCGAGGTCCGGAAGATGCGGGAGACGCACTCCGTGAAGCCTGAGCGGCTGAGCCAGATTGCCGCGGCGGCCACGGACTTCCCGGATGACTGGCTGCTTCGCGCCGAAGTGGAAGAGCTGCGCCGCCGCGTCTGA
- a CDS encoding sulfatase-like hydrolase/transferase: protein MSDAASSAAAIFLQRFEAARPYLSTALTWCVLHGLVALLYFGGALRVAVERLAPGLRPLLLAGSFAQALFLGLVAFLGTLPLAVLLGHRYRFALPVLTAVGGVLLGLDALVLNSLGFHINGLVLAVALQPHALAETGLSSSEVALVAGAMVVILTLDTAAGIWFLRRGFGPRRVARTVVLMTALCTIERLVTASLIFAHGGAVQHATTTLPLQAPLRMNTLLSRITGNAPASGLRLGVSPEAGVPAASIDPAAVRFTRRPDIVVVLVESLRDDFFTADVMPNMWRRAQSGTRFLHHHSAASSTDYSLFSMFFGLEAQRRNAVVGAGRTPLLFPALAHNGYQQFFFAASSVDWMGLKDTVFRDVTGGLRTDYTGRSHLRDEAMVRDALAAVEATPQDKPLFLFVFFAGTHFDYDYPPRSEVFSPAWNGKGGLSTARVPPEHLKARAWNAAYEVDTKVEELLARIESLRGARPMTLVTGDHGEEFREYGRVGHGSDVTASQLHVPMLVFDDQLPVGQVDAVTGHIDVVSTIFDLLGDTHSPAMLGDGIPMSRPDPQRYLLTTVGWEARYALIGQELKVHFGAGRPGTVITDLRDRPLADGKERLAAEAPRILRRLRGTSESTLPDAATATDVP, encoded by the coding sequence ATGTCTGACGCGGCGTCCTCCGCAGCCGCCATTTTCCTCCAGCGCTTCGAAGCAGCCCGGCCCTACCTGAGCACCGCGCTGACCTGGTGCGTGCTCCACGGGCTCGTCGCATTGCTGTACTTCGGCGGCGCGCTGCGCGTGGCCGTGGAGCGGCTGGCGCCGGGACTCCGCCCCCTCCTGCTCGCGGGAAGCTTCGCCCAGGCGTTGTTCCTGGGGCTGGTGGCCTTTCTTGGAACCCTCCCGCTGGCCGTCCTGCTCGGCCACCGCTACCGCTTCGCGCTCCCGGTGCTGACGGCGGTGGGCGGCGTGCTGCTCGGGCTGGACGCGCTGGTGCTCAACTCACTGGGCTTCCACATCAACGGCCTGGTGCTGGCGGTGGCGCTCCAGCCGCATGCCCTGGCGGAGACGGGGCTGTCTTCGTCGGAGGTGGCGCTGGTGGCCGGAGCGATGGTGGTCATCCTCACGCTCGACACGGCGGCGGGCATCTGGTTCCTGCGCCGGGGCTTCGGCCCTCGCCGGGTGGCGCGCACGGTGGTGCTGATGACGGCCCTGTGCACCATCGAGCGGCTGGTCACCGCGTCCCTCATCTTCGCCCATGGCGGCGCCGTGCAGCACGCCACCACCACCCTGCCCCTCCAGGCACCGTTGCGGATGAACACCCTCCTCTCGCGCATCACGGGCAATGCGCCCGCATCCGGCCTGCGCCTGGGCGTGAGCCCTGAGGCGGGCGTGCCCGCGGCGAGCATCGACCCCGCGGCGGTGCGCTTCACCCGCCGTCCCGACATCGTCGTCGTCCTGGTGGAGAGCCTGCGTGACGACTTCTTCACCGCCGACGTCATGCCGAACATGTGGCGCAGGGCGCAGAGCGGCACGCGCTTCCTGCATCACCACAGCGCGGCCAGCTCCACGGACTACTCGCTGTTCAGCATGTTCTTCGGGCTGGAGGCCCAGCGCCGCAATGCCGTGGTGGGCGCGGGCCGCACGCCCCTCCTCTTCCCCGCGCTGGCCCACAATGGCTACCAGCAGTTCTTCTTCGCCGCGTCCTCCGTTGACTGGATGGGCCTCAAGGACACCGTCTTCCGCGACGTGACGGGAGGCCTGCGCACGGACTACACGGGCCGCAGCCACCTGCGGGACGAAGCCATGGTCCGTGACGCGCTGGCGGCCGTGGAGGCCACGCCTCAGGACAAGCCGCTGTTCCTGTTCGTGTTCTTCGCCGGCACGCACTTCGACTACGACTACCCACCGCGCTCCGAGGTCTTCTCGCCCGCCTGGAATGGCAAGGGCGGACTCTCCACGGCGCGCGTGCCTCCCGAGCACCTCAAGGCCCGCGCGTGGAACGCGGCCTACGAAGTGGACACCAAGGTCGAAGAGCTGCTGGCGCGCATCGAAAGCTTGCGCGGCGCGCGTCCGATGACGCTCGTCACCGGCGACCATGGCGAGGAGTTCCGCGAGTACGGCCGCGTCGGCCATGGCAGCGACGTGACGGCCTCCCAGCTTCACGTGCCCATGCTCGTGTTCGACGACCAGCTTCCCGTGGGCCAGGTCGACGCCGTCACCGGACACATCGACGTGGTGTCCACGATCTTCGACCTGCTGGGAGACACGCACAGCCCCGCGATGCTGGGTGACGGCATTCCCATGTCCCGGCCGGACCCGCAGCGATACCTCCTCACCACCGTGGGTTGGGAGGCGCGTTACGCGCTCATCGGCCAGGAGCTGAAGGTCCATTTCGGCGCGGGGCGGCCTGGCACCGTCATCACCGACCTGCGCGACCGTCCCCTGGCCGATGGCAAGGAGCGCCTCGCGGCCGAGGCCCCGCGCATCCTCCGCCGACTGAGGGGGACGTCGGAGTCGACGCTTCCCGACGCCGCCACGGCCACGGACGTGCCCTGA
- a CDS encoding LysR family transcriptional regulator, whose amino-acid sequence MPPRKLVRHLVWLESFAAAVEAGSIEAAAEHLGVARSVVSEHVRSLELALADGAPLLERGPGRRLQLTARGERLFAGTQTPLHQLDMKRLRDLASAEPVVRLGLNPTLSLSLVGAVARDAAAADLKLVLSFGGPHELTRQVQTRQLDLALDFTPLPTHEGVESESLLRMPFVVLAGPDNALARQAASRKSLHVKDLEGQRFVDWLRDDPYGGANSARFAAHGVTVDEVGRAESFLLLYELLRAFRACAITPDLRPMHPFPPDLHAWPLLEEEPQAVEVVALWPSGALSPGARLVLDGLRRKPG is encoded by the coding sequence ATGCCTCCGCGCAAGCTCGTTCGGCACCTCGTCTGGTTGGAGTCCTTCGCCGCCGCCGTGGAGGCGGGCAGCATCGAGGCCGCCGCGGAGCACCTGGGCGTGGCGCGCTCGGTGGTGAGCGAGCACGTTCGCTCGCTGGAGCTGGCGCTGGCGGATGGTGCGCCGTTGTTGGAGCGCGGGCCTGGCCGTCGCTTGCAGCTCACCGCCCGGGGGGAGCGGCTCTTCGCGGGCACCCAGACGCCGCTGCATCAACTGGACATGAAGCGGCTGCGCGACCTGGCCAGCGCCGAGCCCGTGGTGCGGCTGGGCCTCAACCCGACGCTGTCCTTGTCCCTGGTGGGCGCCGTGGCGAGGGACGCCGCCGCCGCGGACCTCAAGCTGGTGCTCAGCTTCGGAGGGCCCCACGAGCTGACGCGCCAGGTACAGACGCGGCAGCTCGACCTGGCGCTCGACTTCACGCCCCTGCCTACCCATGAAGGCGTGGAGTCGGAGTCACTGCTGCGCATGCCCTTCGTCGTGCTCGCTGGGCCGGACAACGCGCTCGCGCGGCAGGCCGCGTCCCGGAAGTCGCTGCACGTGAAGGACCTGGAGGGGCAGCGCTTCGTGGACTGGCTGCGTGATGACCCCTACGGCGGCGCCAACAGCGCCCGCTTCGCCGCCCACGGCGTGACGGTGGATGAAGTGGGGCGCGCGGAGAGCTTCCTTCTCCTCTACGAGTTGCTGCGCGCGTTCCGCGCCTGCGCCATCACTCCGGACCTGCGCCCCATGCACCCGTTTCCACCGGACCTCCATGCGTGGCCCCTCCTGGAAGAGGAGCCCCAGGCGGTCGAGGTGGTGGCCTTGTGGCCTTCGGGAGCGCTCAGCCCCGGCGCCCGGTTGGTTCTGGATGGACTTCGCCGCAAGCCAGGCTAG
- a CDS encoding metallophosphoesterase family protein, whose protein sequence is MRVWVTLLLVGAGCGAFEFHPYELRGPHRDLHARSLERLFGAEPKQAFRFAVVGDMQLFLDDSAAAMRDLEQRGVDFVVQMGDLTEFGSTQEYEWGVELLSRLKVPFFVVMGNHDALGMGQKLYRRTFGPESFSFTYSGTRFVFFDSNSREYGFPGDIPNLQWLKTALAPEPAVLNTFTFSHVPPGNGDFDDALVAPLVKLQQKQGVAISFHGHVHQYHDVHAHDVRYVTTDSMKGRSYLWVDVDGSSVQVQRATF, encoded by the coding sequence GTGCGCGTCTGGGTGACATTGCTACTGGTGGGCGCGGGCTGTGGCGCCTTCGAGTTCCACCCCTATGAACTCCGGGGACCCCACCGGGATTTGCATGCGCGCTCGCTCGAGCGGTTGTTCGGAGCGGAACCGAAGCAGGCCTTTCGCTTCGCGGTGGTGGGCGACATGCAGTTGTTCCTGGATGACTCCGCGGCGGCGATGCGGGACTTGGAGCAGCGCGGCGTCGACTTCGTGGTGCAGATGGGCGACCTGACGGAGTTCGGCAGCACGCAAGAGTACGAGTGGGGCGTCGAACTGCTGTCTCGGTTGAAGGTCCCGTTCTTCGTGGTCATGGGCAACCATGACGCACTGGGCATGGGGCAGAAGCTCTACCGGCGCACCTTCGGACCGGAGTCCTTCTCCTTCACGTATTCGGGCACGCGCTTCGTCTTCTTCGACTCCAACTCCCGCGAGTACGGCTTCCCGGGCGACATCCCGAACCTGCAGTGGCTGAAGACGGCGCTCGCACCGGAGCCCGCGGTGCTGAACACCTTCACCTTCTCCCACGTGCCTCCTGGGAACGGGGACTTTGACGATGCGCTCGTCGCGCCCTTGGTGAAGCTCCAGCAGAAGCAGGGCGTCGCCATCTCCTTCCACGGCCACGTCCACCAGTACCACGACGTCCATGCGCACGATGTCCGGTACGTCACCACCGATTCGATGAAGGGCCGGAGCTACCTCTGGGTGGACGTCGATGGCAGCTCGGTGCAGGTGCAGAGGGCCACCTTCTGA
- a CDS encoding SMI1/KNR4 family protein gives MSGAIDSILALQERLKHETKLPLRSVSLTPVAAQDLHVLESSLGALLPQAYVDFISRHGLFSAVDWQGHERARMLSPTEVLETLQWSKEYVEEGAFGDNEDELEAAILEKKLRERLIPFQYSAYSSVSDYYYFDTGMRRDTGLLIFPARHDDFDLSTWLLDGAPDVSGCTFDFDEHLRWVLREGLEEKDWGR, from the coding sequence CCTGAAGCACGAGACAAAGCTCCCGCTCCGGTCCGTGTCGCTCACGCCGGTGGCCGCTCAGGACCTCCACGTCTTGGAGTCCTCGCTGGGCGCGCTGCTTCCCCAGGCCTACGTCGACTTCATCTCCCGCCACGGCCTTTTCTCCGCGGTGGACTGGCAGGGACATGAGCGCGCCCGGATGTTGAGCCCCACCGAGGTGCTGGAGACGCTCCAGTGGTCCAAGGAGTACGTCGAGGAGGGCGCCTTCGGCGACAACGAGGACGAACTGGAAGCCGCCATCCTCGAGAAGAAGCTCCGCGAGCGGCTCATCCCCTTCCAGTACAGCGCCTACTCGAGCGTGAGCGACTACTACTACTTCGACACGGGGATGCGTCGCGACACCGGGCTGCTCATCTTCCCGGCGCGCCACGACGACTTCGACCTGTCGACGTGGCTGCTGGATGGAGCGCCCGACGTCTCGGGCTGCACCTTCGACTTCGACGAACACCTGCGCTGGGTCCTCCGGGAGGGCCTGGAGGAGAAGGACTGGGGGCGCTGA